The following proteins are co-located in the Xyrauchen texanus isolate HMW12.3.18 chromosome 41, RBS_HiC_50CHRs, whole genome shotgun sequence genome:
- the LOC127634339 gene encoding cyclin-dependent kinase 8 isoform X2, which yields MDYDFKVKLTGERERVEDLFEYEGCKVGRGTYGHVYKAKRKDGKDDKDYALKQIEGTGISMSACREIALLRELKHPNVISLQKVFLSHADRKVWLLFDYAEHDLWHIIKFHRASKANKKPLQLPRGMVKSLLYQILDGIHYLHANWVLHRDLKPANILVMGEGPERGRVKIADMGFARLFNSPLKPLADLDPVVVTFWYRAPELLLGARHYTKAIDIWAIGCIFAELLTSEPIFHCRQEDIKTSNPYHHDQLDRIFNVMGFPADKDWEDIKKMPEHSTLMKDFRRNTYTNCSLIKYMEKHKVKPDSKAFHLLQKLLTMDPIRRITSEQAMQDPYFLEEPLPTSDVFAGCQIPYPKREFLTEEEPEDKADKKNQQQQQQGNNHTNGAGHTGNPDNSHAQGPPLKKVRVVPPTTTSSGLIMTSDYQRSNPHAAYQNPGPSTSLPQSSMGYSSTSQQPPQYSHQTHRY from the exons GAAGGATGATAAAGACTATGCTCTGAAGCAAATTGAAGGCACAGGAATCTCTATGTCCGCCTGCAGAGAGATTGCA CTGCTACGTGAACTGAAGCACCCCAATGTGATCTCACTGCAGAAGGTTTTCCTGTCACATGCAGACCGCAAAGTGTGGCTTCTCTTTGACTACGCTGAACATGACCTCTGG CACATCATCAAGTTCCACAGAGCCTCCAAGGCTAATAAGAAGCCTCTTCAGCTGCCGCGTGGGATGGTTAAGTCTTTGCTCTACCAGATCCTGGACGGCATCCACTATTTGCATGCCAACTGGGTTCTGCACAGAGACCTG AAACCTGCCAACATTTTGGTAATGGGAGAAGGTCCTGAAAGGGGACGTGTAAAGATAG CGGATATGGGTTTTGCACGACTCTTCAATTCACCACTGAAGCCTTTAGCAGATCTGGACCCTGTAGTTGTTACGTTCTGGTACAGAGCACCAGAGCTTCTGCTGGGAGCCAGGCATTACACCAAAGCCAtcg ATATCTGGGCGATTGGCTGTATCTTTGCCGAGCTTTTGACCTCAGAGCCTATCTTCCACTGTCGACAGGAGGACATTAAGACCAGTAATCCCTACCATCACGATCAGCTGGACCGGATCTTTAATGTCATGGGCTTTCCTGCAG ACAAAGACTGGGAGGACATTAAGAAGATGCCAGAACACTCTACATTGATGAAAGACTTTAGGAGGAATAC GTACACTAACTGCAGTCTTATAAAGTATATGGAGAAACATAAAGTCAAACCTGACAGCAAAGCGTTCCACTTG CTACAAAAGCTGCTCACTATGGACCCAATCCGCCGAATCACATCTGAGCAGGCCATGCAAGATCCATACTTCCTAGAGGAGCCTTTACCCACGTCTGA tgtCTTTGCTGGCTGCCAGATTCCTTATCCCAAACGAGAATTCCTGACGGAAGAGGAGCCAGAAGATAAGGCTGATAAA AAAAaccagcagcaacagcagcagggGAACAATCACACCAATGGGGCGGGGCACACAGGTAACCCCGACAACAGCCACGCACAAGGCCCGCCTCTGAAGAAGGTGAGAGTGGTCCCGCCCACTACTACCTCAAGTGGCCTGATCATGACCTCAGATTACCAG CGCTCCAATCCACATGCTGCCTACCAGAACCCTGGACCAAGCACATCATTGCCCCAAAGCAGCATGGGATATTCCTCTACCTCCCAGCAGCCTCCACAGTACTCACACCAGACCCACCGCTACTGA
- the LOC127634339 gene encoding cyclin-dependent kinase 8 isoform X1: MDYDFKVKLTGERERVEDLFEYEGCKVGRGTYGHVYKAKRKDGKDDKDYALKQIEGTGISMSACREIALLRELKHPNVISLQKVFLSHADRKVWLLFDYAEHDLWHIIKFHRASKANKKPLQLPRGMVKSLLYQILDGIHYLHANWVLHRDLKPANILVMGEGPERGRVKIADMGFARLFNSPLKPLADLDPVVVTFWYRAPELLLGARHYTKAIDIWAIGCIFAELLTSEPIFHCRQEDIKTSNPYHHDQLDRIFNVMGFPADKDWEDIKKMPEHSTLMKDFRRNTYTNCSLIKYMEKHKVKPDSKAFHLLQKLLTMDPIRRITSEQAMQDPYFLEEPLPTSDVFAGCQIPYPKREFLTEEEPEDKADKVRNKNQQQQQQGNNHTNGAGHTGNPDNSHAQGPPLKKVRVVPPTTTSSGLIMTSDYQRSNPHAAYQNPGPSTSLPQSSMGYSSTSQQPPQYSHQTHRY, encoded by the exons GAAGGATGATAAAGACTATGCTCTGAAGCAAATTGAAGGCACAGGAATCTCTATGTCCGCCTGCAGAGAGATTGCA CTGCTACGTGAACTGAAGCACCCCAATGTGATCTCACTGCAGAAGGTTTTCCTGTCACATGCAGACCGCAAAGTGTGGCTTCTCTTTGACTACGCTGAACATGACCTCTGG CACATCATCAAGTTCCACAGAGCCTCCAAGGCTAATAAGAAGCCTCTTCAGCTGCCGCGTGGGATGGTTAAGTCTTTGCTCTACCAGATCCTGGACGGCATCCACTATTTGCATGCCAACTGGGTTCTGCACAGAGACCTG AAACCTGCCAACATTTTGGTAATGGGAGAAGGTCCTGAAAGGGGACGTGTAAAGATAG CGGATATGGGTTTTGCACGACTCTTCAATTCACCACTGAAGCCTTTAGCAGATCTGGACCCTGTAGTTGTTACGTTCTGGTACAGAGCACCAGAGCTTCTGCTGGGAGCCAGGCATTACACCAAAGCCAtcg ATATCTGGGCGATTGGCTGTATCTTTGCCGAGCTTTTGACCTCAGAGCCTATCTTCCACTGTCGACAGGAGGACATTAAGACCAGTAATCCCTACCATCACGATCAGCTGGACCGGATCTTTAATGTCATGGGCTTTCCTGCAG ACAAAGACTGGGAGGACATTAAGAAGATGCCAGAACACTCTACATTGATGAAAGACTTTAGGAGGAATAC GTACACTAACTGCAGTCTTATAAAGTATATGGAGAAACATAAAGTCAAACCTGACAGCAAAGCGTTCCACTTG CTACAAAAGCTGCTCACTATGGACCCAATCCGCCGAATCACATCTGAGCAGGCCATGCAAGATCCATACTTCCTAGAGGAGCCTTTACCCACGTCTGA tgtCTTTGCTGGCTGCCAGATTCCTTATCCCAAACGAGAATTCCTGACGGAAGAGGAGCCAGAAGATAAGGCTGATAAAGtgagaaat AAAAaccagcagcaacagcagcagggGAACAATCACACCAATGGGGCGGGGCACACAGGTAACCCCGACAACAGCCACGCACAAGGCCCGCCTCTGAAGAAGGTGAGAGTGGTCCCGCCCACTACTACCTCAAGTGGCCTGATCATGACCTCAGATTACCAG CGCTCCAATCCACATGCTGCCTACCAGAACCCTGGACCAAGCACATCATTGCCCCAAAGCAGCATGGGATATTCCTCTACCTCCCAGCAGCCTCCACAGTACTCACACCAGACCCACCGCTACTGA